The following proteins are co-located in the Microplitis demolitor isolate Queensland-Clemson2020A chromosome 5, iyMicDemo2.1a, whole genome shotgun sequence genome:
- the LOC103581005 gene encoding SPARC-related modular calcium-binding protein 2 isoform X2, translated as MILFLVVLSLAFKDCQVVGNTTAKEECRKRIAECSMFGGSNTPVCGSDGVTYPSQCQVISRQCEGESILIKHKGPCPETPACFSARVTARPTDRPVCRPDGTYAPVQCHKETGYCWCVTPQGRPLLDTSVKNQKPKCSERRMPSTLDYLVTSSRSPDEIQDETVTSEQRRHSPKHKQKRQFNNRHRNNCDRSEKAKFNSNLIENFKIEYRRSNNSNNGDKNVERILTWKFMSLDKDEDGHLDRTEYKELRKLAKKAIRPKKCARTFAKNCDLNHDLKLSRQEWSTCLANDFTRRREVSEALKTRALDQVLKENPSPVHTRPTFNDDSTTKEESDAIDCITDRKSALEDSKHSTQSFYVPECTPDGRYLKVQCYSSYCFCVDQDTGKPIPGTSSKEPTPNCHPAPLPNRPMKGCPDAKKEIFLRDLIDLMDKKMKASTADSVEATDKWPASKEERIATWHFVMLDKNKNKVLERKEWKSFRTMVASNRHLRRCGKKLPRYCDINNDRRISMTEWLSCLHAQQPNPVESSTNTSTLKPRRLGPNPLDQFLNADD; from the exons GAAGAATGTCGAAAGAGAATAGCAGAATGTTCAATGTTTGGTGGGTCAAATACACCAGTTTGCGGGAGTGATGGTGTAACTTATCCATCTCAATGTCAAGTTATTTCTCGGCAGTGTGAAGGAgagtcaattttaataaaacataagGGCCCTTGTCCAG aaacACCGGCATGCTTCTCAGCGAGAGTAACAGCCCGACCAACAGACCGACCAGTTTGTCGCCCGGATGGTACTTATGCACCAGTTCAGTGTCACAAGGAAACTGGATATTGTTGGTGTGTTACTCCTCAGGGTCGACCACTTTTGGATACCTctgttaaaaatcaaaaacccAAATGTTCCGAAAGAAGGATGCCTTCAACACTAGATTATTTGGTTACTTCCAGTCGATCTCCCGATGAAATTCAAGATGAGACGGTGACAAGTGAGCAGAGAAGACATTCTCCTAAACATAAACAAAAGAGGCAATTTAATAACAGGCATAGAAATAATTGTGATCGATCTGAAAAAGCTAAATTCAATAGCAAtctcattgaaaattttaaaattgaatatcgCCGCTCCAACAATTCTAAtaatg GTGATAAAAATGTCGAGCGTATACTTACGTGGAAGTTTATGAGTTTGGATAAAGATGAAGATGGTCATCTGGACCGTACTGAGTATAAAGAATTGAGGAAACTTGCTAAGAAAGCAATAAGACCGAAGAAATGTGCGCGAACTTTTGCTAAAAATTGTGATCTCAATCATGATCTCAAATTGTCTAGACAAGAATGGAGTACTTGCTTAGCTAACGACTTTACAC GACGGCGTGAGGTCTCTGAAGCCCTGAAGACTCGGGCCTTGGACCAAG ttttgaaGGAAAATCCGTCACCAGTTCATACTAGACCGACATTTAATGACGACTCTACTACTAAGGAAGAAAgtgatg cTATCGACTGTATCACGGACAGAAAATCAGCATTAGAAGATTCAAAGCACAGCACTCAGTCATTTTATGTACCAGAATGTACTCCAGATGGAAGATATCTCAAAGTTCAATGTTACTCCAGTTATTGTTTCTGCGTGGATCAGGATACTGGGAAACCAATACCTGGAACTTCATCAAAGGAGCCAACACCAAATTGTCATCCAGCACCTCTACCAAACAGGCCGATGaaag GCTGCCCGGAtgcaaaaaaagaaatatttctccGAGACTTAATAGATCTTAtggacaaaaaaatgaaagcatCCACTGCAGATTCGGTTGAGGCAACGGACAAATGGCCGGCGTCTAAAGAGGAAAGAATAGCGACTTGGCATTTTGTGAtgcttgataaaaataaaaataaagtacttGAAAGAAAAGAATGGAAAAGTTTCCGTACAATGGTTGCCAGTAATCGGCATTTACGAAGATgcggaaaaaaattacctagATATTGTGACATAAATAATGATCGGAGGATCAGTATGACCGAATGGCTCAGTTGCTTGCATGCCCAACAACCAAatccag ttgAAAGTTCGACAAATACTTCAACTTTAAAGCCCCGGAGACTAGGTCCGAATCCACTTGATCAATTTCTTAATGCGGATGATTAA
- the LOC103581005 gene encoding SPARC-related modular calcium-binding protein 2 isoform X1 codes for MILFLVVLSLAFKDCQVVGNTTAKEECRKRIAECSMFGGSNTPVCGSDGVTYPSQCQVISRQCEGESILIKHKGPCPETPACFSARVTARPTDRPVCRPDGTYAPVQCHKETGYCWCVTPQGRPLLDTSVKNQKPKCSERRMPSTLDYLVTSSRSPDEIQDETVTSEQRRHSPKHKQKRQFNNRHRNNCDRSEKAKFNSNLIENFKIEYRRSNNSNNGDKNVERILTWKFMSLDKDEDGHLDRTEYKELRKLAKKAIRPKKCARTFAKNCDLNHDLKLSRQEWSTCLANDFTQGRREVSEALKTRALDQVLKENPSPVHTRPTFNDDSTTKEESDAIDCITDRKSALEDSKHSTQSFYVPECTPDGRYLKVQCYSSYCFCVDQDTGKPIPGTSSKEPTPNCHPAPLPNRPMKGCPDAKKEIFLRDLIDLMDKKMKASTADSVEATDKWPASKEERIATWHFVMLDKNKNKVLERKEWKSFRTMVASNRHLRRCGKKLPRYCDINNDRRISMTEWLSCLHAQQPNPVESSTNTSTLKPRRLGPNPLDQFLNADD; via the exons GAAGAATGTCGAAAGAGAATAGCAGAATGTTCAATGTTTGGTGGGTCAAATACACCAGTTTGCGGGAGTGATGGTGTAACTTATCCATCTCAATGTCAAGTTATTTCTCGGCAGTGTGAAGGAgagtcaattttaataaaacataagGGCCCTTGTCCAG aaacACCGGCATGCTTCTCAGCGAGAGTAACAGCCCGACCAACAGACCGACCAGTTTGTCGCCCGGATGGTACTTATGCACCAGTTCAGTGTCACAAGGAAACTGGATATTGTTGGTGTGTTACTCCTCAGGGTCGACCACTTTTGGATACCTctgttaaaaatcaaaaacccAAATGTTCCGAAAGAAGGATGCCTTCAACACTAGATTATTTGGTTACTTCCAGTCGATCTCCCGATGAAATTCAAGATGAGACGGTGACAAGTGAGCAGAGAAGACATTCTCCTAAACATAAACAAAAGAGGCAATTTAATAACAGGCATAGAAATAATTGTGATCGATCTGAAAAAGCTAAATTCAATAGCAAtctcattgaaaattttaaaattgaatatcgCCGCTCCAACAATTCTAAtaatg GTGATAAAAATGTCGAGCGTATACTTACGTGGAAGTTTATGAGTTTGGATAAAGATGAAGATGGTCATCTGGACCGTACTGAGTATAAAGAATTGAGGAAACTTGCTAAGAAAGCAATAAGACCGAAGAAATGTGCGCGAACTTTTGCTAAAAATTGTGATCTCAATCATGATCTCAAATTGTCTAGACAAGAATGGAGTACTTGCTTAGCTAACGACTTTACAC AAGGACGGCGTGAGGTCTCTGAAGCCCTGAAGACTCGGGCCTTGGACCAAG ttttgaaGGAAAATCCGTCACCAGTTCATACTAGACCGACATTTAATGACGACTCTACTACTAAGGAAGAAAgtgatg cTATCGACTGTATCACGGACAGAAAATCAGCATTAGAAGATTCAAAGCACAGCACTCAGTCATTTTATGTACCAGAATGTACTCCAGATGGAAGATATCTCAAAGTTCAATGTTACTCCAGTTATTGTTTCTGCGTGGATCAGGATACTGGGAAACCAATACCTGGAACTTCATCAAAGGAGCCAACACCAAATTGTCATCCAGCACCTCTACCAAACAGGCCGATGaaag GCTGCCCGGAtgcaaaaaaagaaatatttctccGAGACTTAATAGATCTTAtggacaaaaaaatgaaagcatCCACTGCAGATTCGGTTGAGGCAACGGACAAATGGCCGGCGTCTAAAGAGGAAAGAATAGCGACTTGGCATTTTGTGAtgcttgataaaaataaaaataaagtacttGAAAGAAAAGAATGGAAAAGTTTCCGTACAATGGTTGCCAGTAATCGGCATTTACGAAGATgcggaaaaaaattacctagATATTGTGACATAAATAATGATCGGAGGATCAGTATGACCGAATGGCTCAGTTGCTTGCATGCCCAACAACCAAatccag ttgAAAGTTCGACAAATACTTCAACTTTAAAGCCCCGGAGACTAGGTCCGAATCCACTTGATCAATTTCTTAATGCGGATGATTAA
- the LOC103581005 gene encoding SPARC-related modular calcium-binding protein 2 isoform X3 produces the protein MILFLVVLSLAFKDCQVVGNTTAKEECRKRIAECSMFGGSNTPVCGSDGVTYPSQCQVISRQCEGESILIKHKGPCPETPACFSARVTARPTDRPVCRPDGTYAPVQCHKETGYCWCVTPQGRPLLDTSVKNQKPKCSERRMPSTLDYLVTSSRSPDEIQDETVTSEQRRHSPKHKQKRQFNNRHRNNCDRSEKAKFNSNLIENFKIEYRRSNNSNNGDKNVERILTWKFMSLDKDEDGHLDRTEYKELRKLAKKAIRPKKCARTFAKNCDLNHDLKLSRQEWSTCLANDFTLLKENPSPVHTRPTFNDDSTTKEESDAIDCITDRKSALEDSKHSTQSFYVPECTPDGRYLKVQCYSSYCFCVDQDTGKPIPGTSSKEPTPNCHPAPLPNRPMKGCPDAKKEIFLRDLIDLMDKKMKASTADSVEATDKWPASKEERIATWHFVMLDKNKNKVLERKEWKSFRTMVASNRHLRRCGKKLPRYCDINNDRRISMTEWLSCLHAQQPNPVESSTNTSTLKPRRLGPNPLDQFLNADD, from the exons GAAGAATGTCGAAAGAGAATAGCAGAATGTTCAATGTTTGGTGGGTCAAATACACCAGTTTGCGGGAGTGATGGTGTAACTTATCCATCTCAATGTCAAGTTATTTCTCGGCAGTGTGAAGGAgagtcaattttaataaaacataagGGCCCTTGTCCAG aaacACCGGCATGCTTCTCAGCGAGAGTAACAGCCCGACCAACAGACCGACCAGTTTGTCGCCCGGATGGTACTTATGCACCAGTTCAGTGTCACAAGGAAACTGGATATTGTTGGTGTGTTACTCCTCAGGGTCGACCACTTTTGGATACCTctgttaaaaatcaaaaacccAAATGTTCCGAAAGAAGGATGCCTTCAACACTAGATTATTTGGTTACTTCCAGTCGATCTCCCGATGAAATTCAAGATGAGACGGTGACAAGTGAGCAGAGAAGACATTCTCCTAAACATAAACAAAAGAGGCAATTTAATAACAGGCATAGAAATAATTGTGATCGATCTGAAAAAGCTAAATTCAATAGCAAtctcattgaaaattttaaaattgaatatcgCCGCTCCAACAATTCTAAtaatg GTGATAAAAATGTCGAGCGTATACTTACGTGGAAGTTTATGAGTTTGGATAAAGATGAAGATGGTCATCTGGACCGTACTGAGTATAAAGAATTGAGGAAACTTGCTAAGAAAGCAATAAGACCGAAGAAATGTGCGCGAACTTTTGCTAAAAATTGTGATCTCAATCATGATCTCAAATTGTCTAGACAAGAATGGAGTACTTGCTTAGCTAACGACTTTACAC ttttgaaGGAAAATCCGTCACCAGTTCATACTAGACCGACATTTAATGACGACTCTACTACTAAGGAAGAAAgtgatg cTATCGACTGTATCACGGACAGAAAATCAGCATTAGAAGATTCAAAGCACAGCACTCAGTCATTTTATGTACCAGAATGTACTCCAGATGGAAGATATCTCAAAGTTCAATGTTACTCCAGTTATTGTTTCTGCGTGGATCAGGATACTGGGAAACCAATACCTGGAACTTCATCAAAGGAGCCAACACCAAATTGTCATCCAGCACCTCTACCAAACAGGCCGATGaaag GCTGCCCGGAtgcaaaaaaagaaatatttctccGAGACTTAATAGATCTTAtggacaaaaaaatgaaagcatCCACTGCAGATTCGGTTGAGGCAACGGACAAATGGCCGGCGTCTAAAGAGGAAAGAATAGCGACTTGGCATTTTGTGAtgcttgataaaaataaaaataaagtacttGAAAGAAAAGAATGGAAAAGTTTCCGTACAATGGTTGCCAGTAATCGGCATTTACGAAGATgcggaaaaaaattacctagATATTGTGACATAAATAATGATCGGAGGATCAGTATGACCGAATGGCTCAGTTGCTTGCATGCCCAACAACCAAatccag ttgAAAGTTCGACAAATACTTCAACTTTAAAGCCCCGGAGACTAGGTCCGAATCCACTTGATCAATTTCTTAATGCGGATGATTAA